From a region of the Leptospira kmetyi serovar Malaysia str. Bejo-Iso9 genome:
- a CDS encoding ACT domain-containing protein codes for MIQFHYKENDGLYTVTLKTSETAPGTLHKMVKAMFFMGWEIVSGDIETIEENGQFFSYDVFTLKSDETDSKIKASKLGILMSSVFTEDSALEEIIHHSSEIDLRNTYHLSTDSKLEFNDIEMGTKTKFTLEAPDRKGLLYFVTGVLKENGINIHSATIRTDRTGNRAQDTFILSDVKGAGFAGTSLEDRVSRNILEISLNSSWK; via the coding sequence ATGATTCAATTTCACTACAAAGAGAACGACGGGCTTTACACGGTTACGTTAAAAACTTCCGAAACGGCTCCGGGTACTCTTCATAAAATGGTGAAAGCGATGTTTTTTATGGGCTGGGAAATCGTTTCCGGCGATATAGAAACAATCGAAGAAAACGGGCAATTTTTCAGCTACGACGTTTTTACTCTGAAGTCGGACGAAACCGATTCCAAGATCAAGGCCTCAAAGTTGGGAATTCTTATGTCTTCCGTGTTTACCGAAGATTCCGCTTTGGAAGAAATCATTCATCATTCGAGCGAAATCGATCTTAGAAATACCTATCATCTCAGCACGGATTCCAAATTGGAATTCAACGACATAGAAATGGGAACGAAAACCAAGTTCACGTTGGAAGCCCCGGATCGTAAGGGATTGCTCTATTTTGTTACGGGAGTTCTTAAAGAAAACGGAATTAACATTCATTCCGCAACAATTCGAACGGATCGAACCGGAAATCGGGCTCAAGACACGTTTATACTTTCCGATGTTAAAGGAGCGGGCTTTGCCGGAACTTCCTTAGAGGATCGAGTAAGTCGGAATATACTTGAAATCAGTTTGAATTCCTCTTGGAAGTAA
- a CDS encoding SET domain-containing protein, producing the protein MLLVPTYIADSPIGGFGLFAGRDIQKGELIWKYHPKTVWVITDQELNSLPPSVQEMFRTYSYQTDGKWFYCSDNSKFMNHSDDPNTKEDFTSDKTNPMGQDSATRWIRKGEELTCNYKLFDDNWTIKLSSAS; encoded by the coding sequence ATGCTCTTAGTACCCACTTACATCGCCGATTCTCCGATCGGCGGCTTCGGTCTTTTTGCGGGCCGGGATATTCAAAAAGGAGAATTGATTTGGAAGTATCATCCTAAAACGGTGTGGGTCATCACGGACCAAGAATTGAATTCTCTTCCGCCGTCGGTTCAGGAAATGTTTCGCACGTATTCTTATCAAACCGATGGCAAATGGTTTTATTGTTCCGATAATTCGAAGTTCATGAATCACAGCGACGATCCGAATACGAAGGAAGATTTTACGAGCGATAAAACCAATCCTATGGGACAAGACAGCGCGACAAGATGGATCCGAAAAGGAGAAGAGCTTACCTGCAACTATAAACTCTTCGACGATAACTGGACTATAAAACTCAGTTCAGCTTCTTGA
- a CDS encoding DUF3095 domain-containing protein, giving the protein MLQTSDKKTSLNTHNFYKYLPALSSFTDIIEPSNYFTVPDDWNLVITDVVNSSDAIRNGNYKDVNIAGGITAMAVSNLMGDMDYPFLFGGDGMTLLLPDSVLPGVKDILFSIRELVKNNFGLKLRAGIVNVGDLKRIGKELKLCKLKISDFYNQAILTGNALDAAETFVKNDDSTNPYIIPLTHKTKVKPDFTGFTCRWQDIPSHRGETVSFIVKMNSPSAAADQELLKIILDQIAILLGNDAEIHPLKEEGINVDLSGKYFDKEATVHTGSRKGILHFLRMLKIKIEGLAVNLAINTQWKFGPKVNGMELRELRKSQVIASDFRKYDGTLKMVVACDSDSRESFLKFLDGLYKEGKLFYGYHVSDRALMTCALHEGSVREVHFVDSADGGYALAAEGLKEQIKASRS; this is encoded by the coding sequence ATGCTTCAAACTTCGGACAAAAAAACTTCGTTGAACACGCATAACTTCTACAAATACTTACCCGCACTTTCTTCTTTTACGGATATCATCGAGCCTTCCAATTATTTTACGGTTCCCGACGATTGGAATCTCGTAATTACCGACGTGGTCAATTCTTCCGACGCGATCCGAAACGGAAACTACAAGGACGTGAACATCGCGGGCGGCATTACGGCGATGGCGGTTTCCAATCTGATGGGCGATATGGATTATCCGTTTTTATTCGGAGGAGACGGGATGACCTTGTTGCTTCCCGACAGCGTTCTTCCCGGAGTCAAGGATATCCTGTTTTCCATACGCGAACTCGTAAAAAACAACTTCGGTTTAAAACTCAGAGCGGGAATCGTAAACGTCGGCGATTTAAAAAGAATCGGAAAAGAATTAAAACTTTGTAAACTAAAGATCTCCGATTTTTACAACCAAGCCATTCTTACCGGAAACGCATTGGACGCCGCCGAAACGTTCGTAAAGAACGACGATTCGACCAATCCTTATATCATTCCCTTAACCCACAAAACGAAGGTCAAACCGGACTTTACCGGATTCACTTGTAGATGGCAGGACATTCCGAGTCACAGAGGGGAAACGGTTTCGTTTATCGTTAAGATGAATTCTCCGAGCGCGGCCGCGGATCAGGAATTGTTGAAAATCATTTTGGATCAGATCGCGATCTTATTGGGAAACGACGCGGAAATTCATCCACTCAAAGAGGAAGGAATCAACGTCGATCTTTCCGGAAAATATTTCGACAAGGAAGCGACGGTCCACACGGGAAGTAGAAAGGGAATTCTCCATTTTCTTAGAATGCTCAAAATCAAAATCGAAGGATTGGCGGTTAATCTTGCGATCAACACGCAGTGGAAGTTCGGACCGAAAGTAAACGGAATGGAATTGAGAGAATTAAGAAAATCGCAAGTGATCGCTTCCGATTTCCGAAAATACGACGGAACCTTGAAGATGGTCGTCGCTTGCGATTCGGATTCGAGAGAATCGTTCTTAAAATTTTTGGACGGTCTTTACAAAGAAGGAAAACTTTTTTACGGATATCACGTTTCGGATCGGGCTTTGATGACCTGCGCTTTACACGAAGGCTCCGTAAGGGAAGTTCACTTTGTCGATTCCGCGGACGGAGGTTATGCGCTCGCCGCGGAAGGACTCAAAGAACAAATCAAGGCTTCAAGAAGCTGA
- a CDS encoding sigma-54-dependent Fis family transcriptional regulator, which translates to MNSTLDPDKLLDLILERCIQICEVGSGSLMLINEKENVLDIVTFRGMNPSIRTKVKLKVGEGITGIVAASGEGMIVSDVAANPHYISIKDDIMSELAVPMIVEDVVIGVISLDSSRKGAFNEEHLEIISTLANQAAQIFKNLQIFRQLEQKNKIQQVLIDISRTVTSTLVLQEIFEDIMDRLEKSLNLERGSIVLFEPEKAILRLEAASGLTAEEMEKGVYLPGEGVTGKVFETGEPIIVESIANDENFLNRVGNAAHFKNNPENVSFLAAPIKSDTDVLGVVSVYFVHKKYIDLKTYLDFLQVVASVIYQAIRIQKLIDEEKREISRENVLLKRELKNKYKFGSLIGKSKPMEKLFEMIHLVSDSRASVLITGESGTGKEMIASAIHYNSSRADKPFIKINCAAIPENLLESELFGHKKGSFTGAVADKKGKFEMADTGTIFLDEIGEMDLNLQSKLLRVLQEKEIEAVGSVKPKKIDVRIIAATNADLEELITEKKFRPDLFYRLNVVNMVTPPLRERADDIPLLINHFIAKYAEENGKKISGITREAHKLLMNYSWPGNVRELENVIERAVVLSQLEMLDIQDFSEINGRLLYGDEEFDPETGDAESSVEIANSRFSSSHLDALDGRAIEVVVGEVEARLIKYAMKKFKYTKTRVAKFLGINRNTLDKKIKDLKIDY; encoded by the coding sequence ATGAATTCAACTTTGGATCCGGATAAACTTCTGGATTTGATTCTAGAACGTTGCATCCAGATTTGCGAAGTCGGTTCGGGCTCTCTGATGCTGATTAACGAAAAAGAGAACGTTTTGGATATCGTGACCTTTCGAGGCATGAATCCTTCGATCCGTACCAAAGTAAAGTTGAAGGTGGGAGAAGGTATTACGGGGATTGTGGCCGCTTCCGGCGAAGGAATGATCGTCAGTGATGTAGCCGCAAACCCACATTACATTTCCATAAAGGACGATATTATGTCCGAGCTCGCGGTCCCTATGATCGTGGAGGACGTAGTGATCGGAGTCATTTCTCTCGATTCGAGCCGCAAAGGCGCTTTTAACGAAGAACATTTGGAGATCATTTCCACGCTCGCCAATCAAGCGGCGCAGATCTTCAAAAACCTGCAGATTTTCAGACAACTCGAACAGAAGAATAAGATTCAACAGGTGTTGATCGATATTTCCAGAACCGTTACTTCCACGTTGGTTCTTCAGGAAATTTTCGAAGACATCATGGATCGTCTGGAAAAATCCCTGAATCTGGAGCGCGGAAGTATCGTTCTTTTCGAACCAGAAAAAGCGATCTTAAGACTCGAGGCCGCTTCCGGTTTAACCGCGGAAGAAATGGAGAAGGGAGTTTATCTTCCCGGAGAGGGAGTTACCGGAAAGGTTTTTGAAACCGGAGAACCGATCATCGTCGAATCGATCGCAAACGACGAAAACTTTTTGAATCGTGTGGGCAACGCCGCGCACTTCAAAAACAATCCGGAGAACGTTAGTTTTCTCGCGGCGCCGATCAAATCGGATACGGACGTCCTCGGAGTGGTAAGCGTTTATTTCGTTCATAAAAAATACATAGATTTAAAAACTTATTTAGACTTTTTGCAAGTAGTTGCGTCCGTGATTTATCAGGCGATTCGGATTCAAAAACTGATCGACGAAGAGAAGAGGGAAATTTCGAGAGAAAACGTTCTTCTCAAACGCGAACTGAAGAATAAATACAAATTCGGATCTCTGATCGGAAAATCCAAACCGATGGAGAAACTTTTCGAGATGATTCATCTCGTTTCGGATTCACGCGCCTCGGTTTTGATTACGGGAGAATCGGGAACCGGTAAGGAAATGATCGCGTCCGCGATTCACTACAATTCTTCCCGAGCCGATAAACCGTTTATCAAGATCAACTGCGCCGCGATTCCGGAGAATCTTCTCGAAAGCGAACTCTTCGGTCATAAGAAAGGATCCTTTACCGGTGCGGTCGCCGATAAAAAAGGAAAGTTCGAGATGGCCGATACGGGAACGATCTTTCTCGACGAGATCGGAGAAATGGATCTCAATCTTCAATCCAAGTTGTTGCGCGTTCTTCAGGAAAAGGAGATCGAAGCGGTCGGTTCGGTGAAACCGAAAAAGATCGACGTAAGAATCATCGCGGCGACGAACGCGGACTTGGAAGAATTGATCACGGAGAAAAAGTTCAGACCGGATCTTTTTTATAGACTCAACGTCGTGAACATGGTCACTCCTCCGTTACGTGAAAGAGCGGACGATATTCCTCTTTTGATCAATCACTTTATCGCGAAGTATGCGGAAGAGAACGGCAAGAAGATCAGCGGAATTACGAGAGAAGCTCATAAACTTCTCATGAACTACAGTTGGCCCGGAAACGTTCGAGAACTGGAAAACGTAATCGAACGTGCGGTCGTTCTTTCTCAGCTGGAGATGTTGGACATTCAGGACTTTTCCGAAATCAACGGACGTCTTCTTTACGGAGACGAAGAGTTTGATCCGGAAACCGGAGACGCGGAATCTTCCGTGGAAATCGCGAATTCCAGATTCTCTTCTTCTCATTTGGATGCGTTGGATGGAAGAGCGATCGAGGTCGTTGTGGGCGAGGTGGAAGCTCGTTTGATCAAGTATGCGATGAAAAAATTCAAATACACGAAAACGAGAGTCGCCAAGTTTTTGGGAATTAACCGAAACACTTTGGATAAAAAAATCAAGGATCTCAAAATCGATTATTGA
- a CDS encoding ABC transporter ATP-binding protein gives MKRPLEYNPELIQKSEPLPLEKEKGSAKKWKAPNPKKEKPNSEGEGAPGLLIFGLFRFVKKYKGRIFVIIGLLCFEIGFYASIPFSFKYLIDEALINRNQSALYWIGAYLAIGTITFAVLGTVRDYLYNWASARIIQDLRLQMYEHLDRLSLDFFSNNKLGDILSRFFNDLAALEHALLAFIPWGLGPLLEAIFGTILLFLLDWKLALIALLIWPISFLGPGFLSRKSTEISYTRKLEEAQVLSLVEESISAQNLIRAYDLSDYFFSRFKNNCEKLFQVSLRLGLTNSYLERSAGSGILLLQGVLLLVGTTFAYHNALSIGTLAAFLPPFLNLSYSLLYLSQYLPALNHASGSAKRILELLRAPVFESDPEESSIPELKEAIHFENVHFRYKGRSKNLSDITLTIPKGSYTAIVGGSGVGKSTFIKLLLGMVQPNEGRILFDGTDLNSLSRSSVRSLVGVVFQETFLFNTTIFENIRIGKPSATLEEVIEAAKRAEIHEMILSLPMGYETNAGDRGTKLSGGERQRIAIARAFLRNPQILLLDEATSSLDPVTEARIMKTLSLLREGRTVISVTHRLSTIREADQVFQMRNGKLERFSIPEPEQQAMVL, from the coding sequence ATGAAAAGACCTCTCGAGTACAACCCGGAATTGATCCAGAAGTCGGAACCTCTTCCCCTTGAAAAGGAAAAAGGCTCGGCTAAAAAATGGAAAGCCCCGAATCCGAAAAAGGAAAAGCCCAATTCGGAAGGAGAAGGCGCGCCCGGGCTTTTGATATTCGGCTTATTCCGTTTTGTAAAAAAATATAAGGGAAGAATTTTCGTCATCATCGGACTTCTTTGTTTCGAAATCGGATTTTACGCGAGTATTCCTTTTAGTTTTAAATACTTAATCGACGAGGCTTTGATCAACCGCAATCAAAGCGCTTTGTATTGGATCGGCGCTTATCTTGCGATCGGAACGATCACGTTCGCGGTTCTCGGAACGGTGCGCGATTATCTTTATAATTGGGCTTCCGCGAGAATCATCCAAGACTTACGATTGCAGATGTACGAACATCTGGATCGTTTGAGTTTGGACTTTTTTTCCAACAATAAACTCGGAGATATTCTTTCCCGATTCTTCAACGATCTGGCCGCATTGGAACACGCTTTGCTTGCGTTTATTCCCTGGGGACTCGGTCCGTTGTTGGAAGCGATCTTCGGAACCATTCTTCTTTTCTTATTGGATTGGAAGTTGGCGTTGATCGCTTTGTTGATCTGGCCGATCAGCTTTTTAGGTCCCGGATTTTTATCGCGCAAATCCACCGAAATCAGTTACACAAGAAAATTAGAAGAAGCTCAAGTACTCAGCTTGGTGGAAGAATCCATCTCCGCTCAGAACCTAATCCGCGCGTACGATCTCAGCGATTATTTTTTCAGCCGATTTAAGAATAACTGCGAAAAACTGTTTCAAGTTTCGCTTCGACTCGGATTGACGAATTCTTATCTGGAACGTTCCGCAGGCTCAGGAATTCTTCTTTTACAGGGCGTTCTTTTGCTTGTGGGAACTACATTCGCATATCATAATGCTCTGAGCATCGGAACGTTGGCCGCTTTCCTTCCTCCGTTCTTAAATTTAAGCTATTCTCTTTTATATCTTTCCCAGTATTTACCCGCGTTGAATCACGCGAGCGGCTCCGCAAAAAGAATATTAGAATTATTGCGTGCTCCCGTTTTCGAATCTGACCCGGAAGAATCTTCCATTCCCGAATTGAAGGAAGCGATTCATTTCGAAAATGTTCACTTCAGATATAAGGGAAGATCCAAAAACCTAAGCGATATCACATTAACGATTCCTAAAGGAAGTTACACAGCGATCGTAGGCGGTTCGGGAGTCGGAAAGAGCACGTTCATCAAACTTCTTTTGGGGATGGTTCAACCGAACGAAGGAAGAATTCTTTTCGACGGAACGGATCTCAATTCCTTATCCAGAAGTTCGGTTCGGTCCTTGGTCGGAGTCGTGTTCCAAGAAACGTTTCTTTTTAATACGACCATCTTTGAAAACATTCGAATCGGCAAACCGAGCGCGACTCTTGAAGAAGTAATCGAAGCCGCAAAAAGAGCGGAGATTCACGAGATGATTCTTTCCTTGCCGATGGGTTACGAAACTAACGCGGGGGATCGTGGAACCAAACTCTCGGGCGGCGAAAGACAAAGGATCGCAATCGCAAGAGCGTTCCTTAGAAATCCGCAAATTCTTCTTTTGGACGAGGCGACTTCTTCTTTGGATCCGGTTACCGAAGCGAGAATCATGAAAACTCTTTCGTTATTGAGGGAAGGAAGAACCGTAATTTCGGTCACTCATAGACTTTCCACGATTCGTGAAGCCGATCAGGTTTTTCAAATGCGTAACGGAAAACTCGAAAGATTTTCGATTCCCGAACCGGAACAACAAGCTATGGTCCTGTAA
- the yihA gene encoding ribosome biogenesis GTP-binding protein YihA/YsxC has protein sequence MSEDPQKKDEPFFKDVEFNASYGEANKIPSKGIPQIAFAGRSNAGKSSLLNAILERKSLAKVSSTPGKTKLLNFFFVNHSVYLVDLPGFGYSANSHKDHEAMMDLLMDYLNLAKDLKCLFLVCDSQRELPEEELELIGTCFERNIKPVLVRTKIDKLNQSDLSKLRKKMKNIHELYPMLETVLVSNKSGKGLPELRKIVDSLISSVGTPINYSERIEEIS, from the coding sequence ATGAGCGAGGATCCTCAAAAAAAGGACGAACCTTTCTTCAAAGACGTCGAGTTCAACGCGTCTTATGGGGAAGCGAACAAGATCCCTTCGAAAGGGATTCCTCAAATCGCGTTCGCGGGTCGTTCCAATGCCGGTAAGTCTTCTTTGCTCAACGCGATTCTCGAAAGAAAATCCCTCGCTAAAGTTTCCTCCACGCCCGGCAAAACAAAACTACTCAATTTCTTTTTCGTAAATCATTCCGTCTATCTCGTCGACTTACCCGGTTTCGGTTATTCGGCTAATTCTCATAAGGATCACGAAGCGATGATGGATCTTTTGATGGATTATCTGAATCTTGCAAAGGATTTGAAATGTCTGTTCCTCGTTTGCGATTCTCAAAGAGAACTTCCCGAAGAGGAACTCGAACTGATCGGAACCTGTTTCGAAAGAAATATCAAACCTGTTTTGGTTCGAACGAAAATCGACAAACTCAATCAAAGCGATCTTTCCAAACTGAGAAAGAAGATGAAGAATATTCACGAGCTTTATCCGATGCTCGAAACGGTTCTCGTTTCCAATAAGTCGGGAAAGGGTTTGCCGGAACTGAGAAAGATCGTGGATTCGTTGATCAGCTCGGTCGGAACTCCGATCAATTATTCGGAAAGAATCGAAGAAATTTCCTAA
- a CDS encoding GAF domain-containing SpoIIE family protein phosphatase translates to MFHAGRFLCRSCGREWILEKRKNPRLSPPTDTRFSNEVLLEFLSLFNTSPNLNHLLESFTSLAFYKLGIPGVSVMIYEPKFDRMTVMSVKNQKTSLSKVALHFEIKKGEDNGALTECIENCKPIYYRFADQKHKHFKQYARLNRTVASLAIPIHLNGEVLGILSVDYKTDDPEKAENDRYFLELIAAQFAVTLKNRILFEVSQTQSRNFRSLHSAALRLSSLGFKYKVEIFRVILLSLTEFSENDLYSLFEWNKDNHTLFGHFLTGNITSPEIRMDVDMARQSTFKVRIQTTSEEKESFETSKKRNLRKELEPIPGEMSLPINRYEFFLKEVFELKESKLALSSDFPELEKFGMWGLNLAILPVVHTDKSDIVVILGKRKDRQFNSEELEVLNAFAIQAGISIQNYHLFDQRAQKERLDKEIEIAKELQRSLLPRKMPEHSGYEFAGTMVAARGVGGDYYDFITDPFNTETVICIGDVSGKGVPAGIVMATVRTIIHSLVRKKVSPWDIVNTVNTYIFQNYNDSTSPRFMSMTVIKWEMNRNDFSFSGAGQGNLFLYKASSQKIEEISTGGIILGIDPDISKFENLNQFRMQPGDLLIMCTDGVLEASDRDGIQFETDRFKKSILQFQNEPLQAMLDGIVSEIRKFTGNQEQMDDITLAAIRRLR, encoded by the coding sequence ATGTTTCACGCAGGACGATTTCTTTGCAGATCCTGTGGTCGGGAATGGATTTTAGAAAAAAGGAAGAATCCGAGACTTTCTCCACCGACGGATACGAGATTCAGCAACGAGGTTTTGCTCGAATTTCTCTCCTTATTCAATACGAGCCCGAACTTAAATCATCTTCTCGAAAGTTTTACTTCTCTCGCGTTTTACAAACTCGGAATTCCCGGAGTGAGCGTGATGATCTACGAGCCGAAGTTCGATCGGATGACCGTGATGTCGGTCAAAAATCAAAAAACTTCCCTTTCCAAGGTTGCGCTTCATTTCGAAATCAAAAAGGGAGAAGACAACGGAGCGTTGACCGAATGTATCGAAAATTGCAAACCGATTTATTATAGATTCGCGGATCAGAAACACAAACATTTCAAACAATACGCGAGGCTCAATCGAACCGTGGCTTCGCTTGCGATTCCGATCCATCTCAACGGAGAAGTATTGGGAATTCTTTCCGTCGATTATAAAACCGACGATCCCGAAAAAGCGGAAAACGATCGTTACTTTCTGGAATTGATCGCAGCTCAATTTGCGGTCACGCTTAAGAATAGAATTCTCTTTGAGGTTTCCCAAACTCAGTCCAGAAATTTCAGATCGCTTCATTCCGCCGCACTTCGTCTTTCCTCATTGGGATTCAAATACAAAGTCGAAATTTTCAGAGTGATTCTTCTTTCGCTCACGGAGTTTTCGGAAAACGATTTGTATTCTCTTTTTGAATGGAACAAGGACAATCATACTTTGTTCGGACATTTTTTAACCGGAAACATCACAAGTCCCGAAATCAGAATGGACGTGGATATGGCGAGACAATCCACGTTTAAGGTAAGAATTCAAACGACTTCGGAAGAGAAAGAATCCTTTGAAACTTCCAAAAAAAGAAATCTTAGAAAAGAATTGGAACCGATTCCCGGAGAGATGTCTCTTCCCATCAATCGATACGAGTTTTTTCTCAAAGAGGTTTTCGAACTCAAGGAATCCAAACTCGCATTGTCTTCCGATTTTCCCGAGCTTGAAAAATTCGGAATGTGGGGTTTGAATCTCGCCATTCTTCCCGTGGTTCACACGGACAAATCGGACATCGTAGTCATCTTAGGAAAAAGAAAAGATCGTCAGTTTAACTCGGAAGAATTAGAAGTTTTGAATGCGTTTGCGATCCAAGCCGGAATTTCCATCCAGAACTATCATCTATTCGATCAAAGAGCGCAAAAGGAAAGACTCGATAAGGAAATCGAAATCGCAAAAGAACTCCAACGTTCCTTGCTTCCGAGAAAAATGCCCGAACATTCCGGTTACGAATTTGCAGGCACGATGGTCGCGGCAAGAGGAGTTGGAGGAGACTACTACGATTTTATCACCGACCCGTTTAACACCGAAACGGTGATCTGCATCGGAGACGTAAGCGGCAAAGGTGTTCCCGCAGGAATCGTGATGGCGACCGTGAGGACGATCATCCATTCTCTCGTAAGAAAAAAAGTCAGCCCTTGGGACATCGTAAACACGGTCAACACATACATCTTTCAAAACTACAACGATTCCACTTCGCCGCGGTTCATGTCGATGACCGTAATCAAATGGGAAATGAACCGGAACGATTTCTCGTTCAGCGGCGCAGGCCAAGGAAATCTTTTTCTTTATAAGGCGTCGTCTCAAAAGATCGAAGAGATTTCTACGGGCGGAATCATCTTGGGAATCGATCCCGATATATCCAAATTCGAAAATCTAAATCAGTTTAGAATGCAACCCGGAGATCTTTTGATCATGTGCACGGACGGAGTTTTAGAAGCCTCGGACCGAGACGGAATTCAGTTCGAAACGGACCGATTTAAAAAATCCATTCTCCAGTTTCAAAACGAACCCTTACAAGCGATGTTGGACGGAATCGTTTCCGAAATCCGCAAATTTACCGGAAACCAAGAACAGATGGACGATATTACTCTTGCCGCAATCCGAAGACTCCGTTAA
- the tilS gene encoding tRNA lysidine(34) synthetase TilS: MRDKISESTRKIFSKAWERIVPFHEMILSRPAVLSYSGGKDSSLLLHFYFWLWIEKKIPAPCIYHLDHSIRFNLEQEKKILEYAETTFPFPKEFRKKNIPILSRKIGKTLEETGRAFRYKDLEKIADRHEGYIVTGHHSNDYLETILLNLIRGGGWNSLRTLGWYEKNRFRPLFAFTKDEIKTILQSEFWPVFEDESNQSDEYLRNRIRNSIVPLLMQEGADPDRIYKNFHRMEKPAPKIFPKENGPEKIPPFLKINVWVLRDLSQRERKFFLDRYLRSLGLHPITRNFFQDLVECLERENSFGLENKEVWFWKSASSDLYLIPKNSLSLKEFRFEPKEMILRWNGNQKKIPPGLIPDLCPPGAKIRKNGMSIEISEILRQKEIPVPVRKMLPILYGEGKVDVICLSLWDPRIGDIVADREVEILPDFQEPGR; encoded by the coding sequence ATGAGAGACAAGATCTCCGAATCCACACGAAAGATTTTCAGTAAGGCTTGGGAAAGAATCGTTCCTTTCCACGAAATGATTTTATCTCGTCCGGCCGTTTTGTCCTATTCCGGCGGAAAAGATTCTTCGCTGTTGCTTCATTTTTATTTTTGGCTTTGGATCGAAAAAAAAATCCCCGCTCCTTGTATCTATCATCTTGATCATTCGATCCGATTCAATCTAGAACAGGAAAAAAAAATCCTCGAATATGCGGAAACCACGTTTCCATTTCCAAAAGAATTCAGAAAAAAGAATATTCCAATTTTATCACGTAAGATCGGAAAAACCCTGGAAGAAACCGGAAGGGCGTTTCGCTACAAGGATTTGGAGAAGATCGCCGATCGACACGAAGGTTATATCGTAACCGGTCATCATTCCAACGATTATTTGGAAACGATCCTTTTGAATCTGATTCGAGGCGGAGGTTGGAATTCCTTACGCACCTTGGGATGGTATGAAAAAAACCGATTTCGTCCTCTCTTCGCGTTTACGAAAGACGAAATCAAAACCATTCTTCAATCCGAGTTCTGGCCGGTTTTCGAAGACGAATCCAATCAAAGCGACGAATATCTTAGAAATAGAATTCGAAATTCCATCGTACCTTTGTTGATGCAGGAAGGCGCGGACCCGGATCGAATTTATAAAAATTTTCATAGAATGGAAAAACCGGCTCCGAAAATTTTTCCGAAAGAAAACGGACCGGAAAAAATTCCCCCTTTTTTAAAAATCAACGTTTGGGTTCTGCGAGATCTTTCACAAAGGGAAAGAAAATTCTTCCTCGATCGTTATCTTCGTTCTTTGGGTTTACATCCGATCACAAGAAATTTCTTTCAGGATCTCGTCGAATGTTTGGAAAGGGAGAATTCTTTCGGACTTGAAAACAAAGAAGTTTGGTTTTGGAAGTCGGCTTCTTCGGATCTTTATTTGATTCCTAAAAATTCCCTTTCCTTAAAAGAATTTAGATTCGAACCGAAAGAAATGATTCTTCGCTGGAACGGAAATCAAAAGAAGATTCCTCCGGGATTGATTCCCGATTTATGCCCTCCCGGCGCCAAAATTCGCAAAAACGGGATGAGTATAGAAATTTCCGAAATCCTTAGACAGAAAGAGATTCCGGTTCCGGTTAGAAAAATGCTACCCATACTTTATGGGGAGGGGAAAGTTGATGTGATCTGTCTGAGCCTTTGGGATCCGAGGATAGGAGACATTGTGGCCGACAGGGAAGTTGAGATATTACCTGACTTTCAGGAGCCCGGAAGATGA